In Streptomyces sp. NBC_00414, a single window of DNA contains:
- a CDS encoding peptidase inhibitor family I36 protein yields the protein MLDIKSRIGAVVLATTVVSGGALALASPVSAAYTCADNQVCLYKNSDFTGSVYVLPKVTLSSGATIFCARDLSASKYSDGSSVSDTVSSVVNNSNSVLFLYENKNSGGKHMGIAGGYRLWNLDNVQVFDSSGHETRESFNDRASTAC from the coding sequence ATGCTCGACATCAAATCGCGGATCGGCGCGGTAGTTCTGGCTACGACGGTCGTATCAGGAGGGGCGCTGGCACTGGCATCCCCGGTGAGCGCCGCATACACGTGCGCCGACAACCAGGTCTGCCTCTATAAGAACTCAGACTTCACGGGGTCGGTCTACGTATTGCCGAAGGTCACATTGAGCAGCGGGGCGACCATCTTCTGTGCGCGGGATCTCTCCGCCAGCAAGTACTCCGACGGATCGTCGGTGAGCGATACGGTCTCCTCTGTTGTCAACAACTCGAACTCGGTCCTTTTCCTGTACGAGAACAAGAACAGTGGCGGAAAGCATATGGGGATCGCGGGTGGTTACCGGCTCTGGAACCTCGACAACGTGCAGGTTTTCGACAGTTCGGGTCACGAGACGCGGGAAAGCTTCAATGACAGGGCCAGCACTGCCTGCTGA
- a CDS encoding peptidase inhibitor family I36 protein, which produces MTKRKGLRASVVLALALGATVSFSTHASAVTPCPVNAICLYQDEAFGGGMFAWVAPPTAVLQQQNLNTPGFYFPRAVPVNDNVSSIINNSNYVGHFWTNASYSGYKIDVAAHGWNSKLSTAGFDNSISSFTNR; this is translated from the coding sequence ATGACGAAGAGGAAAGGCCTCCGGGCCTCTGTCGTTCTGGCGCTCGCCCTGGGCGCGACAGTCTCTTTCTCGACACATGCCTCTGCTGTTACGCCCTGCCCCGTCAACGCTATCTGCCTGTACCAGGACGAGGCTTTCGGCGGTGGCATGTTCGCCTGGGTGGCACCCCCGACGGCTGTGTTGCAGCAGCAGAACCTGAACACCCCCGGCTTTTATTTCCCTCGTGCGGTACCCGTGAACGACAACGTCTCCTCCATTATCAACAACTCGAACTATGTGGGACACTTCTGGACGAACGCGTCCTATAGCGGCTACAAGATCGACGTAGCTGCCCACGGATGGAACTCGAAGCTGTCCACGGCCGGTTTCGATAATTCGATTTCATCGTTCACCAACAGGTGA
- a CDS encoding AfsR/SARP family transcriptional regulator produces MRILRGGCELEERLRFSVLGPVRAWRGEDEVRLGPPQQRAVLVVLLLAEGSQVSADSLVHAVWGTEVPASAPGILRGYVHRLRKLLEPGRDPASSMIRHTGNGYRLRTSPHELDLRVFQELLAEAGRNRAVKDLEGAVKCWQDALGLWRGTALAGVGGDFAQNTRRRLEELRLSTQAARITAELDLGNHTQAAAELAGLVGEHPLDERFRELLMLALYRSGRQAAALETYREAQTLLSDDLGVDPGPALQAMYQSVLRADSGLLAPPVTTGAASAPAPAPVPAPSVTVPAQLPAALPVFVGRAAELAEVLGLPSGGTVVVGAVAGTAGVGKTAFAVHWARQIADRFPGGQLYVNLRGFDPLGPPVSPEHALRTLMESLGTDERRLPQDIDALTGLYRTLLTGKRVLLLLDNARDAAQVRPLLPGAPGCLVIATSRNRLTGLIAVDGAHSLNLDVLSVPEARELLARRIGQQRVVAEPDLVEEIIDRCARLPLALAVTAARAATRPAVPLAAIAAELRDSAGGLDAFHDGDTAADVRAVFSWSYHAHTPDAARLFRLLALHPGPDITLPAAASLAGRTVPRTRQLLGELLQTHLVDEVAPGRYASHDLLRAYATELTDAVDPPERIRAARQRMFDHYLHTAHEAAALTNRARALIPLAPATEGVRAERFHADTARAAAWFAAEQAVLLAIVEQTATHRYDVHTWQFAWALSNHLHLRGLWKEEESAHRAGMEAATRLGDRSAQAYAHRGLGTATAGLGRFAEAAEHAERAIELFTASGDLRACAESYRTLAWAAEQQGDLKAALGAAQRSLALFRTCEDREGDGRRGRAATASALNAVGWNHVLLGQHRQALDNCRQALALCLELGDDINAAHTWDSIGHAHHHLEDHDEAVTAFGHALALYRQHAGVPWFTGGTLMRLGDTCLSAGDQDAARTAWTEGLDIMEQLGHADAEHLRTRLRRLDEPDGPSRDGLQP; encoded by the coding sequence GTGCGGATCCTCCGGGGAGGGTGCGAGTTGGAAGAGCGGTTGCGGTTTTCGGTACTGGGGCCGGTCAGGGCGTGGCGGGGTGAGGACGAAGTCCGGCTCGGCCCTCCACAGCAGCGGGCCGTGCTGGTCGTACTGCTGCTGGCGGAGGGTTCACAGGTGTCTGCGGACAGCCTGGTCCACGCGGTGTGGGGCACCGAGGTTCCGGCCTCCGCTCCCGGAATCCTGCGGGGTTACGTCCATCGGCTGCGGAAGCTGCTCGAACCCGGCAGGGACCCCGCGTCGTCCATGATCCGTCACACAGGGAACGGCTACCGGCTTCGTACGTCGCCGCACGAACTGGACCTGCGTGTCTTCCAGGAACTGCTCGCGGAGGCCGGGCGGAATCGCGCTGTCAAAGACCTAGAGGGCGCGGTGAAGTGCTGGCAGGACGCTCTTGGCCTGTGGCGGGGGACGGCGCTGGCCGGTGTCGGGGGCGACTTCGCGCAGAACACACGCCGGCGGCTGGAAGAACTGCGGCTGTCCACGCAGGCGGCGCGCATCACGGCCGAACTCGACCTCGGCAACCATACGCAGGCGGCCGCAGAGCTGGCCGGGCTGGTCGGCGAACATCCACTGGACGAGCGGTTCCGAGAGCTGCTGATGCTCGCCCTGTACCGTTCGGGACGGCAGGCGGCGGCTCTTGAGACCTACCGCGAGGCGCAGACCCTGCTCTCGGACGACCTGGGAGTCGATCCCGGCCCGGCACTGCAGGCGATGTACCAGAGTGTTCTGCGGGCCGACAGCGGGCTGCTGGCTCCTCCTGTCACGACCGGGGCCGCCTCCGCCCCGGCGCCTGCCCCCGTACCGGCCCCCTCCGTCACCGTGCCGGCCCAACTACCTGCCGCCCTGCCGGTGTTCGTCGGCCGCGCCGCAGAGCTGGCCGAGGTGCTCGGCCTGCCTTCGGGGGGCACGGTGGTGGTCGGTGCCGTCGCGGGTACGGCGGGTGTCGGTAAGACCGCTTTCGCGGTGCACTGGGCCCGACAGATCGCGGATCGCTTCCCGGGCGGTCAGTTGTATGTGAATCTGCGCGGCTTCGATCCGCTCGGTCCGCCGGTGTCGCCGGAGCATGCGCTACGGACGCTGATGGAATCCCTGGGCACCGACGAGCGGCGCCTGCCGCAGGACATCGACGCGCTCACGGGTCTGTATCGGACTCTGCTGACCGGCAAGCGAGTGCTCCTGCTCCTGGACAACGCACGCGACGCCGCGCAGGTACGCCCCCTGCTGCCCGGGGCGCCTGGTTGTCTGGTCATCGCCACCAGCCGCAATCGGCTCACCGGGCTCATCGCCGTGGACGGTGCCCACTCGCTGAACCTCGACGTCCTGTCCGTGCCGGAAGCCCGCGAACTCCTGGCCCGGCGGATCGGACAGCAGCGCGTCGTGGCGGAGCCCGACCTGGTCGAGGAGATCATCGACCGGTGCGCCCGGCTGCCCCTGGCCCTGGCCGTCACCGCGGCTCGCGCGGCGACCCGGCCCGCCGTCCCCCTCGCGGCGATCGCTGCCGAGCTTCGCGACAGCGCCGGTGGTCTGGACGCGTTCCACGACGGTGACACCGCGGCTGACGTGCGTGCCGTGTTCTCCTGGTCGTACCATGCCCACACCCCTGATGCCGCGCGCCTGTTCCGCCTGCTCGCTCTGCACCCCGGTCCCGACATCACGCTGCCCGCCGCCGCAAGCCTGGCCGGCCGCACCGTCCCCCGCACCAGGCAGCTCCTCGGCGAGCTCCTCCAGACCCACCTCGTGGACGAAGTCGCTCCGGGCCGCTACGCCTCCCACGACCTGCTGCGGGCCTACGCCACCGAGCTGACCGACGCCGTCGATCCACCCGAGCGGATACGGGCGGCCCGGCAGCGGATGTTCGACCACTACCTCCACACCGCCCATGAGGCGGCTGCGCTGACTAACCGTGCACGCGCTCTGATTCCCCTGGCGCCAGCGACCGAGGGGGTGCGTGCCGAGCGGTTCCACGCGGACACGGCGAGGGCCGCGGCCTGGTTCGCCGCCGAGCAGGCGGTGTTGCTCGCGATCGTCGAACAGACCGCTACACATCGGTACGACGTCCACACCTGGCAATTCGCCTGGGCGTTGTCCAACCATCTGCACCTGCGTGGTCTGTGGAAGGAGGAGGAGTCCGCACACCGGGCGGGAATGGAAGCGGCGACCCGGTTGGGTGACCGAAGTGCCCAGGCTTATGCTCACCGAGGTCTCGGCACCGCCACGGCGGGGCTGGGCCGCTTCGCCGAGGCGGCGGAGCATGCCGAGCGGGCCATCGAACTGTTCACCGCGTCCGGAGACTTGAGAGCCTGTGCCGAGAGCTACCGCACGTTGGCCTGGGCGGCGGAGCAGCAGGGCGACCTGAAGGCCGCGCTCGGTGCCGCGCAGCGCTCGCTCGCCCTGTTCCGCACCTGCGAGGACCGTGAGGGTGACGGACGCCGCGGCCGGGCGGCGACAGCATCCGCGCTCAATGCGGTCGGCTGGAACCACGTTCTGCTCGGGCAGCACCGGCAAGCCCTCGACAACTGCCGACAGGCGTTGGCGCTGTGCCTGGAGCTCGGCGACGACATCAACGCGGCGCACACCTGGGACAGCATCGGCCACGCCCACCATCACCTCGAAGATCACGACGAGGCCGTCACCGCTTTTGGTCATGCCCTCGCCCTCTACCGGCAGCACGCCGGCGTCCCCTGGTTCACGGGCGGCACTCTCATGCGTCTCGGAGACACTTGTCTGAGCGCCGGAGACCAGGACGCGGCACGCACGGCGTGGACTGAGGGGCTGGACATCATGGAGCAGCTCGGCCACGCCGACGCCGAGCACCTTCGCACCAGACTGCGCCGGCTCGACGAGCCGGACGGCCCGTCGAGGGACGGACTACAGCCGTGA
- a CDS encoding response regulator transcription factor, translated as MTAQSSQLSLSSREREILVRICDGETYHAIARGLGISPHTVDTHIRRIRHKTGIFNRSQLVLLAVRLGLCQPDQ; from the coding sequence ATGACTGCACAGTCATCTCAACTTTCCCTCAGCTCCAGGGAGAGGGAAATCCTTGTAAGAATCTGCGACGGCGAGACCTACCACGCCATAGCACGCGGGCTAGGGATCAGCCCACACACCGTGGACACCCACATTCGGCGCATCCGACACAAGACCGGGATTTTCAACCGCTCACAACTGGTGCTTCTCGCTGTACGACTAGGCCTCTGCCAACCTGACCAGTAG
- a CDS encoding trypsin-like serine peptidase: protein MLPKIAKLTFVGFMIAGSLGSASIAEAAPDAPRETITVADPSGKKAVPNLTGVGLLQSNSGSCTAVVVAGGRGNIIATNAHCVSEKTGLRFMPQYHAGQTPVGSFPIYSFTTINGWTSGGYGDVSFAVVGKNASGQMLSSVAHPSGITFNGPKSGNIDFYGYDASGTLYLRCENQPTASSTSSSSVLKTACKSVPGASGGPWFEYGKNQIKALNYGGTESASYASYLDGGAFNTYNKAVEVSNKNPSW, encoded by the coding sequence GTGCTGCCCAAAATAGCCAAGTTGACTTTCGTCGGATTCATGATTGCCGGATCCCTGGGAAGTGCAAGCATCGCCGAGGCGGCCCCTGATGCACCTCGGGAGACTATTACGGTAGCCGACCCTTCCGGGAAGAAGGCCGTGCCTAATCTGACCGGTGTGGGTCTCCTCCAGTCAAACTCGGGCAGCTGCACGGCGGTGGTCGTGGCCGGAGGGCGGGGCAACATAATCGCTACGAACGCACACTGCGTCAGCGAGAAGACCGGGCTGAGGTTCATGCCTCAGTACCACGCCGGGCAGACTCCGGTCGGCTCGTTTCCGATATATTCATTCACCACCATCAACGGATGGACATCGGGAGGCTATGGAGACGTCTCCTTCGCAGTCGTGGGAAAAAATGCATCGGGTCAAATGCTTTCTTCGGTGGCTCACCCTTCAGGAATTACGTTCAATGGACCGAAGAGCGGCAACATCGACTTCTACGGATATGACGCGAGCGGCACACTGTACCTGCGATGCGAAAACCAGCCGACGGCTTCCAGCACCAGCAGCTCCAGCGTTCTGAAGACTGCCTGCAAAAGCGTCCCCGGCGCGAGTGGGGGCCCATGGTTCGAGTATGGCAAGAACCAGATAAAGGCTCTTAATTACGGAGGTACGGAAAGCGCCTCCTACGCTTCATATCTCGACGGTGGCGCCTTCAATACGTACAACAAGGCTGTAGAAGTGTCGAACAAAAATCCCAGCTGGTAG
- a CDS encoding MFS transporter, with protein sequence MPIPRPRQREPLGRRFRLLWSSVSVAGLGDGIGLTAVPLLAAQLTSDPREVSLVFLAEQLPWLLVGLLSGVVADRLERRRVLWITDLLRALVAAAFTAAVFTGHASIALLGGVALTLGIGQVMYVGAWAGMVPALVDPANRTRANAALQATAQVTGNLLGSPLSAVLFTVSLAAPFALQTACIAGAAALVALLPGSYRAHKPVQAARTSLWQEVTEGVGWLWNHRLLRLLCVASGGSSLVVVGLTTILVLYTRDVLHLSGVGYALVMVTFAVGGLAGAAVVTRLSERIGVGRTLNLAMIGQTAAVAAAGSASSSTAFCFFVGCYGATTLAWNVMAVSVRQSLVPDRLIGRVNMTYQLINAGASALGAAASGIIAHLLGLRAPFGVGAVVLLAISIMAARRLHHHQYVVDGSPSMSTRWSRWSR encoded by the coding sequence ATGCCCATTCCGCGTCCCCGACAGCGGGAGCCACTCGGTCGCCGGTTCCGGCTCCTGTGGAGCTCCGTGTCCGTGGCCGGTCTCGGTGACGGCATCGGCCTGACGGCCGTTCCGCTACTCGCTGCCCAGCTCACGAGCGATCCGCGGGAGGTGTCCCTCGTCTTCCTCGCCGAGCAGTTGCCATGGCTGCTGGTCGGTCTGCTCTCAGGAGTCGTGGCGGATCGGCTCGAACGCCGGCGTGTTCTGTGGATCACGGACCTGCTGCGAGCTCTGGTGGCGGCGGCGTTCACCGCGGCGGTCTTCACGGGGCACGCCTCGATCGCTCTCCTCGGTGGCGTCGCTCTGACACTCGGGATAGGACAGGTCATGTATGTCGGTGCGTGGGCCGGTATGGTCCCTGCGCTTGTCGACCCGGCCAACCGCACTCGTGCCAACGCGGCACTCCAGGCGACAGCACAGGTGACGGGCAATCTACTGGGATCTCCGCTGAGCGCCGTACTGTTCACCGTGTCCCTCGCCGCGCCTTTCGCCCTGCAGACGGCGTGCATCGCGGGCGCTGCCGCGCTGGTCGCGCTGCTGCCGGGGAGTTACCGCGCGCACAAGCCCGTCCAGGCCGCGCGGACTTCCTTGTGGCAGGAGGTGACCGAGGGCGTCGGCTGGCTCTGGAACCATCGCCTCCTGCGGCTCCTGTGTGTGGCCTCGGGTGGTAGCAGCCTCGTTGTCGTAGGGCTGACCACGATCCTGGTGCTCTACACGAGGGATGTGCTGCACCTCAGCGGTGTCGGTTATGCGCTGGTCATGGTGACCTTCGCCGTGGGTGGCCTGGCAGGGGCCGCCGTGGTCACTCGACTGTCCGAGCGGATCGGCGTCGGCAGGACACTCAACCTGGCCATGATCGGCCAGACAGCGGCAGTGGCCGCCGCGGGCTCCGCTTCCTCCAGCACGGCGTTCTGCTTCTTCGTGGGCTGCTACGGCGCCACGACGCTGGCATGGAATGTCATGGCCGTATCCGTGCGGCAGAGCCTCGTGCCCGACCGCCTGATCGGCCGAGTCAACATGACCTACCAGTTGATCAACGCCGGCGCCAGTGCCCTCGGCGCCGCGGCCAGCGGAATAATCGCCCATCTGCTCGGTCTGCGCGCCCCCTTCGGTGTGGGCGCGGTCGTGCTCCTGGCAATCTCGATCATGGCTGCTCGCAGACTTCACCACCATCAGTACGTTGTCGACGGCTCGCCGTCCATGTCGACACGGTGGTCCCGGTGGTCCCGGTGA
- a CDS encoding TauD/TfdA family dioxygenase has product MTALPCPERLLSAHGAEQVKAAAEKLLGDHGSATNPSIFGALDEATKWLDDSTAHTFRPEFTAAGLFVVRGLEIDDSSLPPTPLHWSEAHDAGALWDVMLLIITRLMGRPIAWAGQQDGRAVNNIVPAPGHEHEQTGASSSALLNPHTEDAFHPQRAHLLLLLCMRNHDRVATTASSVRRLRLSAADLAELQRPVLPILPDDAYTTSPEFTENPPAVSTLWGPPEELTLRFDPAYTPLEKADGRYRAAYRRLEAGLAEVSTGLVLEPGDVLVVDNDVTVHGRVPFKARYDGTDRWLKRSLARIPGQQGRHPSEQEEHGYGQAAIKW; this is encoded by the coding sequence ATGACCGCGCTTCCATGCCCTGAAAGACTGCTCAGTGCTCACGGTGCCGAGCAGGTGAAGGCCGCTGCCGAGAAATTGCTGGGGGATCACGGATCCGCGACAAATCCAAGCATATTCGGCGCTCTGGACGAAGCCACGAAGTGGCTCGACGATTCGACAGCACATACTTTTCGACCGGAGTTCACCGCTGCGGGACTCTTCGTCGTCCGCGGGCTGGAGATCGACGACAGCTCCCTGCCCCCCACTCCCCTCCACTGGTCCGAGGCCCATGACGCCGGAGCCCTCTGGGACGTCATGCTGCTGATCATCACCCGGCTGATGGGGCGTCCGATCGCCTGGGCCGGCCAACAGGATGGTCGTGCGGTCAACAACATCGTTCCCGCTCCCGGCCATGAGCACGAGCAGACCGGCGCAAGCAGCTCAGCCCTGCTCAACCCGCACACCGAGGACGCGTTTCACCCACAACGGGCCCATCTGCTGCTCCTGCTCTGTATGCGCAACCACGACAGGGTCGCCACCACTGCCTCCAGTGTGCGCCGGCTTCGGCTCTCAGCCGCCGACCTGGCCGAACTACAACGACCGGTACTCCCGATCCTCCCCGACGACGCGTACACGACGTCTCCGGAGTTCACGGAGAACCCTCCGGCAGTGTCCACTCTGTGGGGTCCCCCGGAAGAACTCACTCTTCGCTTCGACCCCGCCTACACCCCACTGGAAAAAGCCGATGGACGATACCGGGCAGCCTATCGCCGCCTGGAAGCGGGGCTCGCGGAGGTGTCGACAGGTCTCGTTCTGGAGCCGGGCGACGTACTGGTCGTCGACAACGACGTCACCGTCCATGGGCGTGTTCCCTTCAAGGCCCGCTACGACGGCACCGACCGCTGGCTCAAGAGGTCTTTGGCCCGGATCCCGGGGCAGCAGGGCCGCCACCCCTCGGAACAGGAAGAACACGGCTACGGACAGGCCGCGATCAAGTGGTGA
- a CDS encoding thioesterase II family protein has product MTARNPPSAATRDQVPRSGALAQQPLIDVGDSWFRRYAVDIPSVRLVCLPHAGGTAGMFHDWYELLAPGIEVLAVQYPGRQDRLGEQPPRSLEELADEIAGRLLPYLDVPVSLFGHSMGASVAYEVARRLEDWYPQALNHLYVSGRSAPGHELAGTAHPVSDDDLADWTVAAGEPGSHLYRDPELRDLLLPSLRGDLTLLDAYKPAEVIRLKAPITAFGGTADPGCTPEDLATWAEVTASGFGLQVFEGNHFYLVPHAAAVTAEISSRSIIHDAPSFQSEAPSLQSPERQHTTTAPPGKELKNDRASMP; this is encoded by the coding sequence ATGACCGCGCGGAACCCTCCGTCCGCCGCGACTCGTGACCAGGTGCCCCGCTCCGGCGCCCTGGCCCAGCAGCCACTCATCGACGTCGGTGATTCCTGGTTCCGCCGCTATGCCGTGGACATCCCCAGCGTCCGGCTGGTGTGTCTGCCGCACGCAGGCGGCACCGCCGGGATGTTCCACGACTGGTACGAGCTGCTCGCGCCCGGCATCGAAGTGCTTGCCGTGCAGTACCCCGGCCGGCAGGACCGCCTGGGCGAGCAGCCCCCGCGGAGTCTGGAGGAGTTGGCCGACGAGATAGCCGGCCGGCTGCTGCCCTACCTCGACGTCCCGGTGTCCCTGTTCGGTCACAGCATGGGGGCTTCCGTGGCGTACGAAGTGGCCCGCAGGCTGGAGGACTGGTACCCGCAGGCACTGAACCATCTGTATGTCTCGGGCCGCAGCGCTCCGGGACACGAACTCGCGGGCACCGCGCATCCGGTGAGCGACGACGATCTGGCCGACTGGACGGTAGCGGCGGGAGAGCCGGGATCCCACCTCTACCGCGACCCGGAGCTGCGTGACCTTCTGCTGCCTTCGCTCCGCGGCGACCTCACACTCCTGGACGCCTACAAACCTGCCGAGGTCATACGTCTCAAGGCGCCGATCACCGCCTTCGGTGGCACGGCAGACCCCGGATGTACGCCCGAGGACTTGGCCACCTGGGCGGAAGTGACGGCCTCAGGCTTCGGGCTCCAGGTTTTCGAGGGGAACCATTTCTATCTCGTCCCCCACGCGGCAGCCGTCACCGCCGAGATCTCCTCGCGCTCGATCATCCACGACGCTCCCTCGTTCCAGTCGGAGGCTCCATCGCTCCAGTCGCCGGAACGGCAGCACACGACGACGGCTCCCCCAGGAAAGGAACTCAAGAATGACCGCGCTTCCATGCCCTGA
- a CDS encoding MbtH family protein produces MSNPFDNTDGTFLVLVNDENQHSLWPEFAEVPAGWVVVHPADTRQVCLDYIETHWTDLRPKSLIESMG; encoded by the coding sequence ATGAGCAATCCGTTCGACAACACCGACGGCACCTTCCTGGTCCTGGTCAACGACGAGAACCAGCACTCGCTGTGGCCTGAGTTCGCCGAGGTCCCGGCGGGTTGGGTGGTCGTCCACCCCGCGGACACCCGGCAGGTCTGCCTCGACTACATCGAGACCCACTGGACCGACCTGCGCCCCAAGAGCCTGATCGAGAGCATGGGATGA